Genomic window (Natronospira proteinivora):
CTGCATGGAGGAAGGCAGGGAAAATCAGTGGCGCCTGGAGGACATCGGCGATCGTTACGCCACGCTGGCCCGACACATTATTGGATTCACGGCCCAGATCGAATATCGAGAGGAGCGATACAAATTGGCCCAGGACGAGAACGACGAGGTGTTTACTAAGATTGTCGAGGGGCTGGCGAAAGGAGAGCACCAGGCCCTGCTGGAGTGGGTCAAACGATTCAACCCCGACCGTCCGAAGACAGGCTGATCATGCCTCTTCACGCTCCTTTCGATTGAAGTAATGTAAGGGTGGCGCACCGAAGGTGCGATGAAACATGGCGGTGAAGGCACTGGCGCTTTTGTAGCCAACATCGAAGGCCACCTGGGTCACTTGCTCGCCATTTGCCAATTTCGAGAGGGCATCCATGAGACGCACATGCTGTTGCCACTCGGAGAAACTCATGCCGGTTTCCTTCCGGAAATGACGGGTAAAAGTACGCCGACTCATCCGCGCCATCTCCGCCCACTCGTCCACCGTCCCCCAGTAACCTGGGTCAGTAATAATGCTCCGGCAAACGGCCAGTAGCCGTTCGTGCCGCGGCATGGGGATGTGAAGTGGTGCCACTGGCGTGGAGGCAATTTCGTCGAGCAACAATGCCATCACACGGCCATCCCGGCCATCCTCATCATATTCCACCGGAACCACCGTTGCCTCGATGATCAATTCCCGCAACAGGGTGGAGACCTCAAGTACGCGACAAGACGCAGGCAAGTCAGGGTGGGCTGATGAATCCACATAAACCGTGCGCACCGACACCGCACTTTGGCAACGAACCTCGTGATATACCCCGCCGGGCACCCAGACAGCACGATAGGGGGGCACCACTGCACTGATCTCGTCGGTAGTCACTGACATCACCCCAGCCGACGCATAGATCAACTGAGCCCTGCTGTGCTTGTGTCTTGGATCCAGGAAGCCGGCAGAGTACTCGTCCGAAAGTGCGGCCACCGGTCTCGGCACGTCCTGATAGTCAATACCACGCTTGCTTCTGATCATTGGCCCAGTCTAGATGGTTTTCGTTCCCCGTACGACAGCAGATTGCTCCCAATTGGCCCATGGTTATGGGTACTGAGCCAGCGAAAGGATTCCCATGATCGATAAAAACCATCAAAAAAAGCCTGCTACCGACGGTCTGGACGCCGAAATTCGGGAGTTCATGGACATCATGATCAAGGATGCGGCGGGGCACCCCCCCTTGGATGAGCTGCCCCTTCCGGAAGCGCGGAATCTGGCAGAAAAGCTTCGGACACCCTGGAGAAAAGGCGGGCCGGAGATGACCAGGGCCCTCGATTGCCATGCCCCGACCCGTCATGGGCCAATCAGACTGCGGGTGCACTATCCTCACGAGGTAAGCAACGCACCTGCTTTGGTCTATCTTCATGGCGGAGGCTGGACGCTGTTCAGCCTGGAAACCCACGACCGCCTGATGCGCGAATACGCCCACCGGACCGGCATCACTGTCATCGGGGTCGATTACTCCCTTTCCCCCGAATCCAAATACCCCACGGCCCTTCACCAGATCTGCGACGTCCTGGCGTGGCTTCCCGATCAGGCGAATTCGCTTGGGATTGATATCCGGAAACTAGCAATTGGAGGCGATTCCGCCGGTGCCAATCTGGCGCTGTCCAGCTGCCTGATGCTTCGAGACAATCCGAAAGGGCCCTT
Coding sequences:
- a CDS encoding AraC family transcriptional regulator, whose amino-acid sequence is MIRSKRGIDYQDVPRPVAALSDEYSAGFLDPRHKHSRAQLIYASAGVMSVTTDEISAVVPPYRAVWVPGGVYHEVRCQSAVSVRTVYVDSSAHPDLPASCRVLEVSTLLRELIIEATVVPVEYDEDGRDGRVMALLLDEIASTPVAPLHIPMPRHERLLAVCRSIITDPGYWGTVDEWAEMARMSRRTFTRHFRKETGMSFSEWQQHVRLMDALSKLANGEQVTQVAFDVGYKSASAFTAMFHRTFGAPPLHYFNRKEREEA
- a CDS encoding alpha/beta hydrolase, which gives rise to MIDKNHQKKPATDGLDAEIREFMDIMIKDAAGHPPLDELPLPEARNLAEKLRTPWRKGGPEMTRALDCHAPTRHGPIRLRVHYPHEVSNAPALVYLHGGGWTLFSLETHDRLMREYAHRTGITVIGVDYSLSPESKYPTALHQICDVLAWLPDQANSLGIDIRKLAIGGDSAGANLALSSCLMLRDNPKGPLIRGMVLNYGAFDYEISRQAEQAYGQQNHMLGADEMRQYWRNYIRDINDLKDPLVCPLHADLHDLPPAFLVIPECDVLTEQNLRMAERLRAAGVDAIDRVYPGTTHSFLEAISIAPVSDRALYDTANWLKQALKQDMA